Proteins from a genomic interval of Methanoplanus endosymbiosus:
- a CDS encoding ATP-binding protein, with amino-acid sequence MTSLNFTNSSERGTTIFTSNKTFAEWGEIFQDHVIAAALLDRILHHCTVVNIRGENYRMKDRKSHKLWVDQSKTKGEGFPHF; translated from the coding sequence TTGACTTCGCTTAATTTTACTAACTCAAGTGAAAGAGGAACAACAATATTCACCTCAAACAAAACGTTTGCTGAATGGGGTGAAATATTTCAGGACCATGTGATAGCCGCTGCACTTCTTGATCGTATTCTTCACCATTGCACGGTTGTGAATATTCGAGGTGAAAATTACCGTATGAAAGACAGAAAGAGTCATAAATTGTGGGTTGATCAGTCAAAAACAAAAGGAGAAGGGTTTCCACATTTTTGA
- a CDS encoding IS701 family transposase produces the protein MYVDFSTRGNPISARDIQHCDVDIGNFLKKNGYAKELVNGNRSVFHHFSSYSEGIITLPRGSNMSKMSENLLECGSPRVLSHFISKSPWLAENIMRLNRINTVKLLGPGGSLIIDESGQQKYGTHAVATSKQYLGTVGRTCNAQVEVFGSYCVGKTSAIIDFQVFFTERWANNTKKSLNCGVPLELLEHRTKPDLALDIVDRAISDEIPFTYVQADALYGNDSKFLGALEERGLTFICDIASDTQVYITEPELELPKRKGNVGRFPSKLKVKNTSPTKVKWLSEIQKNWKTVDIRLTDRGIKSVECAELIVWRRHNDLPAEKPVKLIMIRDPEEDFLRFSVSNNLEFDLDYLVKAQAKRYWIERNFEDVKGLCDLDSFRGRSWTSLNHHIALCVTAHLFLLHLKEYFRKKSKILSLNQTVAIVRLRKPLRVFTEQELADLINRTNFIRAKMRDRRIMKFIQKRYEKENIWSTNILEFRTKG, from the coding sequence TTGTATGTTGACTTTTCAACAAGGGGAAATCCTATTTCCGCACGAGATATTCAACATTGTGATGTTGATATCGGTAATTTTCTGAAGAAAAATGGATACGCAAAAGAATTAGTAAATGGTAATCGAAGTGTTTTCCATCATTTTTCAAGTTATTCAGAAGGTATAATCACCTTACCTCGTGGTTCCAACATGAGTAAAATGTCTGAAAATCTCTTAGAATGTGGATCTCCACGTGTTCTGAGCCATTTCATCTCAAAATCCCCATGGTTGGCTGAAAATATTATGAGATTAAATCGCATTAATACTGTCAAACTTCTTGGACCTGGTGGTTCTCTGATAATTGATGAATCCGGCCAACAGAAATACGGGACACATGCGGTAGCTACCTCAAAGCAGTATCTTGGAACAGTTGGACGAACCTGCAATGCACAGGTTGAGGTTTTTGGTTCTTACTGTGTTGGCAAGACCTCAGCTATAATTGATTTTCAAGTCTTTTTTACAGAGCGTTGGGCAAACAATACCAAGAAAAGCCTTAATTGTGGAGTTCCACTTGAACTGCTCGAACATAGAACAAAACCAGATTTAGCATTAGACATCGTTGACCGGGCAATTTCTGATGAGATACCTTTCACTTACGTTCAGGCCGATGCATTGTACGGAAATGATTCAAAATTTCTTGGTGCTCTTGAAGAACGTGGTTTGACATTTATTTGCGATATTGCAAGTGATACTCAGGTTTATATTACCGAACCAGAACTGGAATTGCCAAAAAGAAAAGGAAATGTGGGGAGATTTCCTTCAAAACTTAAAGTGAAGAACACTTCACCAACTAAAGTTAAATGGTTGTCAGAAATCCAAAAAAACTGGAAAACTGTCGATATAAGATTGACTGACAGAGGCATAAAAAGTGTCGAATGTGCAGAGCTAATTGTGTGGCGTCGGCATAATGATCTGCCCGCTGAAAAACCAGTAAAACTCATTATGATTCGTGATCCAGAAGAAGATTTCTTGAGATTTTCAGTTTCCAATAATCTGGAGTTTGACTTGGACTATCTTGTTAAAGCACAAGCGAAGCGCTACTGGATTGAAAGAAATTTTGAAGATGTGAAAGGTTTGTGTGACCTGGATAGCTTCAGAGGGAGGAGTTGGACATCCTTAAATCATCACATTGCCCTTTGTGTAACTGCTCATCTGTTTTTGTTGCATTTGAAGGAATATTTCCGGAAAAAATCGAAGATACTCTCACTAAATCAGACTGTGGCAATTGTGAGATTGCGTAAACCACTAAGAGTTTTTACAGAACAGGAACTTGCTGATTTGATAAATAGAACCAATTTCATACGTGCAAAAATGAGGGATCGGAGAATCATGAAGTTTATTCAGAAGCGCTATGAAAAAGAGAATATCTGGTCAACCAATATCTTAGAGTTCCGAACAAAAGGCTAA
- a CDS encoding ATP-binding protein, with the protein MTKTVIRDLATLRFVDIGENVVFLGLPGVGKTHLAIGLGVAAIEQRIPVIFLNASVLIERLKEAHHIGQLNRYLKKLTRPCVLIIDEIGYLPFDADAAYCFFQLISRRYETCVGKTEKVRILF; encoded by the coding sequence TTGACAAAGACTGTAATACGGGATCTTGCTACGCTAAGATTTGTTGATATTGGTGAGAATGTTGTCTTCCTTGGTCTTCCTGGTGTTGGGAAAACTCACCTTGCTATTGGTCTTGGGGTAGCTGCAATAGAGCAGAGAATTCCTGTAATATTTCTGAATGCTTCAGTACTGATTGAACGTCTAAAAGAAGCTCATCATATTGGTCAGTTAAACCGCTATCTGAAAAAGCTAACACGACCATGTGTTCTGATCATTGATGAAATTGGATATCTGCCATTTGATGCAGATGCGGCTTACTGTTTCTTCCAGTTGATTTCAAGAAGATATGAAACTTGTGTTGGTAAAACTGAAAAAGTGCGCATACTTTTTTAG
- a CDS encoding ATP-binding protein — protein MTTLLLEQVHQQLIQLKLMTMDALPEPTFESAMKENLSPLETIGYLIEQEWKEKVSSTIRTRTKNAGFPLIKKINDFDFTFQPSIDKDCNTGSCYAKIC, from the coding sequence ATGACTACACTTCTTCTTGAACAGGTTCATCAACAGCTAATCCAATTGAAACTAATGACGATGGATGCTCTTCCTGAACCAACTTTTGAAAGTGCTATGAAGGAGAATCTGAGTCCCCTTGAAACCATTGGATATTTAATTGAGCAGGAATGGAAGGAAAAGGTATCATCAACAATAAGAACACGTACCAAGAATGCAGGTTTTCCGCTCATCAAAAAAATAAATGATTTTGACTTTACGTTTCAGCCCTCCATTGACAAAGACTGTAATACGGGATCTTGCTACGCTAAGATTTGTTGA
- a CDS encoding acyltransferase, translated as MVPETIKKIYHKILFAIKCYKSNRYTTSVKKTCNSYGKSLKVNGYSIVTKNTYLGNNVNFNGMKIYGIGNVYIGNYFHSGMGCIMITDNHNYNHGSAIPYDHTKIKKDIIINDNVWLGMNVTILSGVNIGEGAIIQAGSVVVSNIPKYGIAGGHPAKVFKYRDIDHYERLKYENKFH; from the coding sequence ATGGTTCCTGAAACAATAAAAAAGATTTATCACAAAATCTTATTTGCTATAAAATGCTATAAATCGAATAGATATACGACATCAGTGAAAAAAACTTGCAATTCATATGGAAAATCACTAAAAGTAAATGGATATTCAATAGTAACTAAAAATACATACCTTGGAAATAATGTAAATTTTAATGGGATGAAAATTTATGGGATTGGAAATGTTTATATTGGAAATTATTTTCATTCAGGTATGGGGTGCATTATGATCACAGATAATCATAACTATAATCATGGTAGTGCGATCCCCTATGATCATACAAAAATAAAAAAAGACATTATTATTAATGATAATGTATGGTTGGGCATGAATGTAACTATATTGAGTGGAGTGAATATTGGTGAAGGTGCAATAATTCAGGCTGGGAGCGTTGTTGTATCCAATATACCTAAATATGGAATTGCAGGAGGTCATCCAGCTAAAGTATTTAAGTATCGCGATATAGATCATTATGAGAGGTTAAAATATGAAAACAAATTTCATTGA
- a CDS encoding transposase: protein MANNCQNIGKSELNKENKLGNLEPICALVEGNVTLTGGRNYDSLTLIRGAIATACSNNSISGFAKMTEGLPSHTTCLKKLHGLNMEELTLNTPKMLLKAGKGILKKGQKYDFAIDITLIPYYGKKDKKNPKSPIVGGKRKASTNYFVGYLTFSVVNMDKHLILQVIPLFRDSTNLTAIKNCVDLIYGYGFKIKSLMLDREFYSAEIFSYLKESEIPHIVPVKKNSDELKRQLKGKKSKSFEYVINAKSKNKLKCKVKIVDRVIYMKGKKGKKGALHRAFVVYKINTSPQSISERYRHRFAIESTYVINNKFKVRTSTKDHVVRFFYYLIACIIQNFWVLTKWKRFAKIQRGPKVIYRDKFPLNHYLAIIFEESMTHFRILRIDEIAIS, encoded by the coding sequence ATGGCAAATAATTGTCAAAATATAGGCAAATCAGAGCTTAATAAAGAAAATAAGCTTGGAAACCTTGAACCGATATGCGCTCTTGTTGAGGGGAATGTAACCTTAACAGGTGGCAGAAACTATGATAGTCTAACGTTGATTCGGGGAGCTATCGCTACGGCATGTTCTAATAACTCAATATCCGGTTTTGCAAAAATGACGGAAGGACTACCGTCCCATACGACTTGTCTAAAAAAACTTCATGGCCTTAATATGGAGGAATTGACACTAAATACTCCAAAAATGCTTTTAAAAGCGGGAAAAGGAATCCTTAAGAAAGGTCAGAAGTATGATTTTGCAATTGATATAACGCTAATTCCATATTATGGGAAAAAGGATAAAAAAAATCCTAAATCTCCAATTGTAGGTGGAAAAAGAAAGGCATCGACAAATTATTTTGTTGGATACCTGACATTCTCGGTTGTAAATATGGATAAGCACCTTATACTTCAGGTTATTCCTTTGTTTAGAGATTCCACTAACCTCACCGCAATAAAGAATTGTGTTGATTTAATTTATGGATATGGATTCAAGATCAAATCTCTGATGCTTGACCGTGAGTTTTACTCTGCTGAAATCTTCAGTTACCTTAAGGAATCTGAAATTCCTCACATAGTGCCTGTTAAGAAGAACAGTGATGAACTCAAAAGGCAGCTGAAGGGAAAGAAATCAAAATCATTTGAATATGTTATAAACGCCAAATCGAAGAATAAGCTAAAATGTAAGGTGAAAATTGTTGATCGTGTCATTTACATGAAAGGTAAAAAGGGTAAAAAAGGTGCTCTTCATCGTGCTTTTGTTGTGTACAAAATTAATACTTCCCCACAATCAATTAGTGAGCGATACAGGCATAGATTTGCCATTGAATCAACATATGTCATTAATAATAAATTCAAAGTAAGAACATCCACCAAGGATCATGTGGTGAGATTTTTTTATTATCTAATTGCATGCATAATTCAGAATTTTTGGGTTTTAACAAAATGGAAGCGATTTGCAAAGATTCAGAGAGGACCAAAAGTAATATACAGGGACAAATTCCCCTTAAATCATTATCTTGCCATCATATTTGAAGAAAGTATGACTCATTTTCGTATATTAAGGATTGATGAAATTGCTATAAGCTGA
- a CDS encoding glycosyltransferase family 4 protein, protein MKILHIVAGDLTGGASRGAYWLHLGLKELGIDSKIITNSKETFGDKNVISVTENKKSKLIDMIRSQLDMFPTVFYQNRKKVIFSTGFVGFDFTKTREYKEADIIHLHWINNGFINMRHLSKISKPVIWTMRDMWPMTGGCHCSMECEKYQFGCGGCTQLGSSYGYDLSKIVLNRKIKYLPKNIKMVGISNWLSETAKKSLVMKNFDVKTIHNNINTKDFYPIDKKSAKEILGLPIDKKIILTGAQNVNDIWKGFDKFLEATKWLDKDNCYLCFFGRLGTGIIDNLGFQYMNFGFLHDTISLRLLYSAADVFVAPSLMDAFGKTLAESMACGTPVVCFNATGPKDIVDHQLNGYKATPFDSHDLANGINWVLDSPEYTTISQNTREKVLGCFDSKVVARQYIELYKCILK, encoded by the coding sequence ATGAAAATTCTTCATATTGTAGCAGGAGATTTAACCGGAGGAGCATCAAGGGGAGCATATTGGCTGCACTTAGGGCTTAAGGAACTTGGTATAGACTCTAAAATAATTACAAATAGCAAAGAGACATTTGGCGACAAAAATGTAATCTCTGTAACAGAAAATAAGAAATCAAAACTTATCGATATGATAAGAAGTCAGCTTGATATGTTTCCCACAGTCTTTTATCAAAACCGTAAAAAAGTTATTTTTAGCACAGGATTTGTGGGGTTTGACTTTACCAAAACAAGAGAGTATAAAGAAGCAGACATCATCCATTTGCATTGGATAAATAATGGATTTATCAATATGAGACATCTTTCTAAAATATCTAAACCTGTCATCTGGACAATGCGTGATATGTGGCCTATGACCGGTGGATGCCACTGCTCTATGGAGTGTGAGAAATACCAATTTGGATGTGGTGGATGCACGCAATTAGGTAGTTCATATGGGTATGATTTGTCAAAGATAGTTCTGAACAGAAAAATAAAATATCTCCCAAAAAACATCAAAATGGTGGGTATAAGTAATTGGCTAAGTGAAACTGCCAAAAAAAGTCTTGTAATGAAAAATTTTGATGTTAAAACTATTCATAACAATATCAATACGAAAGATTTTTACCCAATAGATAAGAAAAGTGCTAAAGAGATTCTCGGGCTCCCCATAGATAAAAAGATTATTTTAACTGGTGCTCAAAACGTTAATGACATTTGGAAGGGGTTTGATAAATTTCTGGAAGCCACAAAATGGCTTGATAAAGACAATTGTTATCTTTGCTTTTTTGGGAGACTTGGTACAGGAATCATTGACAACTTGGGTTTTCAGTATATGAATTTTGGTTTTTTGCATGATACTATTTCTTTGCGGCTTCTTTATTCAGCTGCTGATGTATTTGTCGCCCCCTCTCTTATGGATGCATTTGGAAAAACTTTAGCAGAGTCTATGGCATGTGGGACTCCGGTTGTCTGTTTTAATGCTACAGGGCCAAAAGATATTGTTGATCATCAGTTAAACGGATATAAGGCTACACCCTTTGATAGTCATGATCTTGCTAATGGGATAAACTGGGTTCTCGATTCACCTGAATATACAACAATTTCTCAGAATACAAGAGAAAAGGTTTTGGGATGTTTTGATAGTAAAGTTGTTGCAAGACAGTATATTGAGCTTTACAAATGTATTCTTAAGTAG
- a CDS encoding ISAzo13-like element transposase-related protein — protein MQVIVNLIDNARISTVLTIKCSVDNNSYPLGRKVSKEGKDELFLLPNNYHGEWNCIIALKDELH, from the coding sequence ATACAGGTAATAGTAAATTTAATAGATAACGCAAGAATATCTACAGTATTAACCATTAAATGTTCTGTTGATAATAATTCATATCCTCTTGGAAGAAAAGTATCAAAAGAGGGGAAGGATGAATTGTTTCTTCTCCCCAATAATTATCATGGTGAGTGGAATTGTATTATTGCCCTAAAGGATGAACTTCACTAA
- a CDS encoding glycosyltransferase family 2 protein has product MKPLVTVYITNYNYGHYIRQAILSVLNQTFQDFELLIIDDGSTDHSRQIIEEYRDHPKIQIIYQMNNGLNYSNNIAIRAANGRYIMRLDADDFLDPMALDKMSKILEKHDEFGLVFPDYYYVNSEGIIIGEERRHNFNKDVSLFDLPAHGACTMIRLSHLNELGGYNDSFTCQDGYELWIRFIKKYGVTNINEPLFYYRQHDNNLTNNEKKILETRRKINSSLIDTSDYLDITTIAIIPIRKKTIGDIIWPLYVKANGKTILEEMVEIASNSNKIHYIVVSTEDKEIQEYVLNISDKFKKLHFISRPPEYARINVSLNQTIQDIIIQCNNFIKSNGIIMQLSIDYPFMSTHYLEDAINTMLIFQADSLLSVRPDSSIYYQHTGSGLIPILNQEKFTRYERDALYKGVGGLVLSTMENFHKNNRMVSGKVGHVIADQLTAFGVFSEFDLAIFELVDKHLINANEFGG; this is encoded by the coding sequence ATGAAACCATTGGTGACAGTATATATAACAAATTATAATTATGGGCATTACATCAGACAGGCCATACTGAGTGTTCTCAATCAAACTTTTCAGGATTTTGAATTATTAATAATTGATGATGGTTCAACTGACCATAGTCGACAAATTATTGAAGAATATAGAGATCATCCGAAGATTCAAATTATTTATCAGATGAATAATGGATTGAATTATTCTAATAATATTGCGATTCGAGCGGCTAACGGGCGTTATATTATGCGTTTGGACGCTGATGATTTTCTTGATCCAATGGCTCTTGATAAAATGAGCAAAATATTAGAAAAGCATGATGAATTTGGTTTAGTATTTCCAGATTACTATTATGTTAATTCTGAGGGAATTATTATTGGTGAAGAAAGAAGACATAATTTTAATAAAGATGTCAGCCTTTTTGATCTACCTGCTCATGGAGCATGCACGATGATTCGTCTCAGTCATTTAAATGAGTTGGGAGGGTATAATGACTCCTTTACCTGTCAGGATGGGTATGAACTCTGGATCAGATTTATTAAAAAATATGGGGTTACAAATATCAATGAGCCTTTATTTTATTATCGTCAACATGATAATAATCTGACGAATAACGAAAAAAAAATTCTTGAAACACGTCGAAAAATTAATAGCTCGCTTATCGACACTTCTGACTATCTTGATATTACAACTATTGCTATCATACCTATCAGGAAAAAAACTATTGGGGATATTATATGGCCACTCTACGTAAAGGCAAATGGAAAGACAATTCTTGAAGAAATGGTTGAAATCGCATCTAATTCTAATAAGATTCATTATATCGTTGTATCTACAGAAGATAAGGAAATCCAAGAATATGTCCTAAATATTTCAGATAAATTTAAAAAACTTCACTTTATATCAAGACCACCTGAATATGCGAGAATTAATGTCTCTCTCAATCAGACGATTCAAGATATTATAATTCAATGTAATAATTTCATTAAATCCAATGGAATAATTATGCAATTATCAATAGATTATCCATTTATGAGTACTCATTATCTTGAGGATGCAATTAATACAATGTTAATTTTCCAAGCAGACTCATTATTGAGTGTTCGACCAGATAGTTCGATATATTATCAACATACAGGCAGTGGTCTCATTCCTATCCTTAATCAAGAAAAATTTACACGTTATGAACGTGATGCACTATACAAAGGAGTAGGAGGTTTGGTTTTGTCTACTATGGAAAACTTTCATAAGAATAATCGGATGGTATCTGGTAAAGTTGGTCATGTCATAGCAGATCAATTAACTGCATTTGGTGTTTTTTCAGAGTTTGATTTGGCTATTTTTGAATTAGTAGATAAACATCTAATTAATGCTAATGAATTCGGTGGCTAA
- a CDS encoding N-acetylneuraminate synthase family protein, whose protein sequence is MKGKHGPLLIAEIGGNHEGDFEYAKHLTELAIQTDVDYIKFQIYSGESLVSSIESPDRNLHFKRFQLTKKEHLFLASLVKDAGIGYLSSVWDYDSISWIDEYLDLYKIGSGDITAYPLLKLIAQIGKPIILSTGISTEQEVIDAVRYIRSINPNYNNKEMLGVLQCTAMYPIANGDAHLNVMSKLKEITKATVGYSDHTEGIDALRYAAVMGAEILEFHFTDSREGKEFRDHAVSLVPSEVNSLINEIKIIKEFQGKCVKRPLQIELDNGHDVSFRRAVYPSKDINKGALLSQDNLTVLRPNHGIDARYYDQLIGKKAKKNIKRHEKLSWSIIE, encoded by the coding sequence ATGAAAGGTAAACATGGTCCTTTGTTAATAGCAGAGATTGGAGGTAATCATGAGGGTGATTTTGAGTATGCAAAACATTTAACCGAGTTAGCCATTCAAACAGATGTGGATTATATCAAATTTCAAATATATAGTGGAGAATCACTCGTATCGAGTATAGAAAGTCCCGATAGAAATTTACATTTTAAGAGATTTCAACTGACGAAAAAAGAACACTTATTTTTAGCCTCGTTGGTAAAAGATGCTGGGATTGGGTATTTATCTTCTGTTTGGGATTATGACTCAATTTCATGGATTGATGAGTATCTGGATCTCTACAAAATAGGGAGCGGAGATATAACTGCGTATCCCCTTCTCAAATTAATTGCACAAATAGGAAAGCCTATCATTCTTTCGACTGGAATTTCTACAGAACAAGAAGTTATTGATGCTGTTCGTTACATTCGCTCGATCAATCCCAATTACAATAACAAAGAGATGCTTGGAGTGCTACAATGTACTGCTATGTATCCAATAGCAAATGGTGATGCTCATCTTAATGTCATGTCTAAATTAAAAGAAATAACCAAAGCCACAGTTGGATATTCCGATCATACTGAGGGTATTGATGCCTTGAGATATGCAGCAGTGATGGGAGCTGAAATATTGGAGTTTCACTTTACTGATAGCAGAGAAGGCAAAGAATTTCGAGACCATGCAGTATCGTTAGTTCCCTCAGAGGTAAATTCATTAATTAATGAGATAAAAATAATCAAAGAATTTCAGGGGAAATGTGTAAAACGACCATTGCAGATAGAATTGGATAATGGACATGATGTATCATTCAGACGTGCTGTATACCCATCTAAGGATATAAATAAAGGAGCATTGTTATCCCAAGATAATCTGACAGTATTAAGACCTAATCATGGTATTGATGCAAGGTATTATGATCAACTTATTGGAAAAAAAGCGAAAAAAAACATTAAAAGACATGAAAAACTTTCATGGAGTATTATTGAATAA
- a CDS encoding cytidylyltransferase domain-containing protein, with translation MDKRVDVGVVIICRQSSTRLPGKALLEIDGKPILKYILERLMTIFDKSSIIIATSIEKEDDGIENFADKEGIDCYRGSLNNVAIRFYKAAAQKGWDYAIRINGDNVFVNTEAITALLTELNQNHYLFLTNKKDQTFPTGMSVEIVNIDYYKAKLDEICEEDKYMEHVTLLFYDIFSCEHKYYYNTSVPEAAKLQLALDTPEDLYKIKQIISKFSEDHRIYHLQQIYTIARDLGYV, from the coding sequence ATGGATAAAAGAGTGGATGTTGGAGTAGTAATAATTTGTCGACAATCATCAACAAGGCTACCCGGGAAAGCACTATTAGAAATTGATGGCAAACCAATCCTCAAATACATTTTAGAAAGGCTAATGACGATTTTTGATAAAAGCTCAATTATTATTGCAACATCGATCGAAAAAGAAGATGATGGAATAGAAAATTTCGCTGATAAAGAAGGGATTGATTGCTATCGTGGTTCTCTTAACAATGTTGCAATAAGATTTTATAAAGCAGCAGCCCAAAAAGGTTGGGACTATGCAATACGTATTAATGGCGACAATGTATTTGTAAATACTGAAGCAATAACTGCTCTGTTAACCGAGTTGAATCAGAACCATTATTTATTTCTCACTAATAAAAAAGATCAGACATTTCCAACGGGTATGAGTGTGGAAATAGTTAACATCGATTATTACAAAGCGAAGCTTGATGAGATTTGTGAAGAAGATAAATACATGGAACATGTAACATTATTGTTTTATGACATATTTAGTTGTGAACATAAATATTATTATAACACTTCAGTTCCTGAAGCAGCAAAATTACAATTGGCACTTGATACACCCGAAGACTTATACAAAATAAAACAAATAATTAGTAAATTCTCTGAAGACCACCGGATATATCATCTTCAGCAGATATATACTATAGCGAGGGATTTAGGATATGTATAA
- a CDS encoding surface carbohydrate biosynthesis protein has protein sequence MLVNQELNADYNWLYISLETKVRELYPKLLLSCFAAEAGFKVVIGKNTQVESHILDMPIGIFLDKDPNYGKMARFQKIFEKGHKIVVQDEEFSIYRSDSQLFIDRILKDETFDILERVFTWGNIDTEIIKSMLPNVSDKITQTGSPRIDILRPEFIPIFADDANNIKKRYGQFILINTNFGYNHYLGTSYGEAQLKEKLEKYGNEMETIWKENLSLEKETFQQFIKMIQSLSKAFPAHTVIIRPHPSENHEVWRNLMSDQSNVCVIHEGSVIPWIFAADAMIHNRCTTGIESYVMNTTPTFAFCPIESTKFDMYVPNDLSIKVDSIADLVDKLDKVLRKNNITQANLIESDKKTIADRHLDSLDGMYACERIVSELIDINKSMVLSMTNNALQSDGTDSPIQFLTLISTIVNTLKKKMFTNKQRMNYNKQKFIGLKLEEIEDCIGKFQLVSGRFGSIRVKKIDEDLFEIWNSN, from the coding sequence ATGTTAGTGAATCAAGAATTAAATGCTGACTACAATTGGCTATATATTTCATTAGAAACAAAAGTAAGGGAACTTTATCCAAAGCTTTTATTATCTTGCTTTGCGGCTGAGGCTGGATTTAAAGTTGTGATTGGAAAAAATACTCAGGTTGAATCACATATCTTAGATATGCCAATCGGAATTTTTTTAGATAAGGATCCCAATTATGGAAAAATGGCACGTTTTCAAAAAATATTTGAGAAAGGTCATAAAATCGTTGTACAAGATGAAGAATTTAGTATTTATCGTTCGGATAGCCAATTGTTTATTGATCGAATTTTAAAAGATGAAACTTTTGATATATTAGAAAGAGTGTTTACATGGGGTAATATAGATACAGAAATAATTAAGTCTATGTTACCTAATGTCAGTGATAAAATCACACAGACGGGGAGTCCACGAATTGATATTTTAAGACCTGAATTTATACCAATATTTGCGGATGATGCTAATAACATTAAAAAAAGGTATGGTCAATTTATTCTTATTAATACTAATTTTGGATATAATCACTATTTGGGTACCTCTTATGGTGAAGCACAGTTAAAGGAAAAACTTGAGAAATACGGAAATGAGATGGAAACCATATGGAAAGAGAATTTATCATTGGAAAAAGAAACATTCCAACAGTTTATTAAAATGATTCAAAGTTTAAGTAAGGCATTTCCGGCTCATACTGTAATAATACGTCCACACCCATCAGAAAATCACGAAGTTTGGCGTAATCTTATGAGTGATCAATCAAATGTTTGTGTAATACATGAGGGGAGTGTCATCCCTTGGATATTTGCTGCGGATGCAATGATACACAATCGCTGTACTACGGGTATAGAATCATATGTTATGAATACTACCCCAACATTTGCTTTTTGTCCAATTGAATCGACTAAGTTTGATATGTATGTACCTAATGATCTAAGTATTAAAGTTGATTCAATAGCAGATTTGGTTGATAAACTAGATAAAGTCCTTAGAAAAAATAATATTACACAGGCTAATCTGATTGAATCTGATAAAAAAACAATTGCTGATAGGCACTTGGATTCGCTGGATGGTATGTATGCATGCGAACGTATTGTTAGTGAATTAATTGATATAAATAAAAGTATGGTTTTATCTATGACTAATAATGCACTACAATCTGATGGAACTGATTCTCCAATACAGTTTTTAACTTTAATAAGTACAATTGTTAATACTTTAAAAAAGAAAATGTTCACTAATAAACAAAGAATGAACTATAACAAACAGAAATTTATTGGCCTTAAATTAGAGGAAATAGAAGACTGTATAGGTAAGTTTCAATTAGTTTCAGGGCGTTTTGGATCAATTAGGGTAAAAAAAATAGACGAGGATCTGTTTGAAATATGGAACTCAAATTGA